The following coding sequences lie in one Canis lupus familiaris isolate Mischka breed German Shepherd chromosome 34, alternate assembly UU_Cfam_GSD_1.0, whole genome shotgun sequence genomic window:
- the LOC102152005 gene encoding transmembrane epididymal protein 1A-like isoform X3 produces the protein MIVDWEDPRRPFVFYENWDHVTMYGFFLLSGVVDIASRACQARQTAKLEQAAEALAFCVLALLMAAHLENRGALEIRVHALFVAPAFLVGLVLAIEVWVPDQPALWVLKTWMGLVLSSWMVQLSVLMYAPPSGQPWRAENPEDLAFLPIFFCWHLALGAALLAAVYGLCSLWHHRSSSRREVPGAKYRPCPRGYSNEDLEKLGAEGVLRDEGV, from the coding sequence ATGATAGTAGACTGGGAGGACCCCCGGCGCCCGTTCGTGTTCTACGAGAACTGGGACCACGTCACCATGTACGGCTTCTTCCTGCTTAGCGGCGTGGTGGACATCGCGAGCCGGGCGTGCCAGGCACGGCAGACCGCCAAGCTGGAGCAGGCGGCGGAGGCCCTGGCCTTCTGCGTGCTGGCGCTGCTGATGGCGGCGCACCTGGAGAACAGGGGCGCCCTGGAGATCCGCGTGCACGCGCTCTTCGTGGCGCCCGCCTTCCTGGTTGGCCTGGTGCTCGCCATAGAGGTCTGGGTGCCCGACCAGCCCGCGCTGTGGGTGCTCAAGACCTGGATGGGCCTGGTGCTCAGCAGCTGGATGGTGCAGCTGTCTGTGCTGATGTACGCGCCTCcctctgggcagccctggagAGCGGAAAACCCCGAGGACCTGGCCTTCCTCCCCATCTTCTTCTGCTGGCACCTGGCCTTGGGGGCGGCCCTACTGGCCGCCGTCTATGGTCTCTGCAGCCTCTGGCACCATCGCTCCTCCTCTCGGAGAGAGGTCCCAGGCGCCAAGTACCGGCCGTGTCCCAGGGGCTACAGCAACGAAGACCTGGAGAAGCTGGGCGCCGAGGGCGTGCTGCGGGATGAGGGCGTCTAG
- the LOC102152005 gene encoding transmembrane epididymal protein 1A-like isoform X1 has product MGTFQGHLLAGTFFLIFSLYYSVMVSLALLRGQRYLRPPLPPREKRGHRWWQLVPVQGIMKVLISLGGIIPEFFYPPGVNRLMIVDWEDPRRPFVFYENWDHVTMYGFFLLSGVVDIASRACQARQTAKLEQAAEALAFCVLALLMAAHLENRGALEIRVHALFVAPAFLVGLVLAIEVWVPDQPALWVLKTWMGLVLSSWMVQLSVLMYAPPSGQPWRAENPEDLAFLPIFFCWHLALGAALLAAVYGLCSLWHHRSSSRREVPGAKYRPCPRGYSNEDLEKLGAEGVLRDEGV; this is encoded by the coding sequence ATGGGCACCTTCCAGGGCCACCTGCTGGCAGGGACATTCttcctcatcttctctctctaCTACTCAGTGATGGTGTCCTTGGCGCTGCTACGGGGACAGAGGTACCTCCGACCCCCTCTGCCCCCGAGGGAGAAGCGAGGACACAGGTGGTGGCAGCTGGTGCCTGTGCAAGGGATAATGAAGGTGCTCATCTCCCTGGGTGGCATCATTCCCGAATTCTTCTACCCCCCAGGAGTGAACCGGCTGATGATAGTAGACTGGGAGGACCCCCGGCGCCCGTTCGTGTTCTACGAGAACTGGGACCACGTCACCATGTACGGCTTCTTCCTGCTTAGCGGCGTGGTGGACATCGCGAGCCGGGCGTGCCAGGCACGGCAGACCGCCAAGCTGGAGCAGGCGGCGGAGGCCCTGGCCTTCTGCGTGCTGGCGCTGCTGATGGCGGCGCACCTGGAGAACAGGGGCGCCCTGGAGATCCGCGTGCACGCGCTCTTCGTGGCGCCCGCCTTCCTGGTTGGCCTGGTGCTCGCCATAGAGGTCTGGGTGCCCGACCAGCCCGCGCTGTGGGTGCTCAAGACCTGGATGGGCCTGGTGCTCAGCAGCTGGATGGTGCAGCTGTCTGTGCTGATGTACGCGCCTCcctctgggcagccctggagAGCGGAAAACCCCGAGGACCTGGCCTTCCTCCCCATCTTCTTCTGCTGGCACCTGGCCTTGGGGGCGGCCCTACTGGCCGCCGTCTATGGTCTCTGCAGCCTCTGGCACCATCGCTCCTCCTCTCGGAGAGAGGTCCCAGGCGCCAAGTACCGGCCGTGTCCCAGGGGCTACAGCAACGAAGACCTGGAGAAGCTGGGCGCCGAGGGCGTGCTGCGGGATGAGGGCGTCTAG
- the LOC102152005 gene encoding transmembrane epididymal protein 1A-like isoform X2: protein MRVNRLMIVDWEDPRRPFVFYENWDHVTMYGFFLLSGVVDIASRACQARQTAKLEQAAEALAFCVLALLMAAHLENRGALEIRVHALFVAPAFLVGLVLAIEVWVPDQPALWVLKTWMGLVLSSWMVQLSVLMYAPPSGQPWRAENPEDLAFLPIFFCWHLALGAALLAAVYGLCSLWHHRSSSRREVPGAKYRPCPRGYSNEDLEKLGAEGVLRDEGV from the exons ATGA GAGTGAACCGGCTGATGATAGTAGACTGGGAGGACCCCCGGCGCCCGTTCGTGTTCTACGAGAACTGGGACCACGTCACCATGTACGGCTTCTTCCTGCTTAGCGGCGTGGTGGACATCGCGAGCCGGGCGTGCCAGGCACGGCAGACCGCCAAGCTGGAGCAGGCGGCGGAGGCCCTGGCCTTCTGCGTGCTGGCGCTGCTGATGGCGGCGCACCTGGAGAACAGGGGCGCCCTGGAGATCCGCGTGCACGCGCTCTTCGTGGCGCCCGCCTTCCTGGTTGGCCTGGTGCTCGCCATAGAGGTCTGGGTGCCCGACCAGCCCGCGCTGTGGGTGCTCAAGACCTGGATGGGCCTGGTGCTCAGCAGCTGGATGGTGCAGCTGTCTGTGCTGATGTACGCGCCTCcctctgggcagccctggagAGCGGAAAACCCCGAGGACCTGGCCTTCCTCCCCATCTTCTTCTGCTGGCACCTGGCCTTGGGGGCGGCCCTACTGGCCGCCGTCTATGGTCTCTGCAGCCTCTGGCACCATCGCTCCTCCTCTCGGAGAGAGGTCCCAGGCGCCAAGTACCGGCCGTGTCCCAGGGGCTACAGCAACGAAGACCTGGAGAAGCTGGGCGCCGAGGGCGTGCTGCGGGATGAGGGCGTCTAG